Below is a genomic region from Raphanus sativus cultivar WK10039 chromosome 4, ASM80110v3, whole genome shotgun sequence.
tttttataagattttatattttatcattataattcaatttagcattgttgaattttttttgcaactttatatctaaaatttatattcttaactaacatagatatgatttttttgtcatcatacAATAAATACACATAAGgaatcttaataaatattttttttataacaaatccttttagtttttttttttttcaactatgTTTCTTTCacatttaaatcatattttatacataaaatatattttttttaaagttccattatgctgaatatatatattttataaaaattcagattttacatgataactttttaaatcttttataaaggCCCCAGTTTTGAAATTGCCTTAAGCCCCACATAGTGTAGGCACGGCACTGGACATACTTACTCCTTCAACCACATTTGACAATTTACAGCTGCTAAGAGCAGTAGAGTTGTTGCACGAAAGACGGAGTGGTAGCTGATCATCCTGCAGTACCTCCGTTGAAGGTATAGCATAGCATGTTCAAGTTATCAGAAGACAAGGAAACCGAGCATCGGTTTTTGATGCAGGGTTTACAATAATATCCACGCTAATTAATTAGCTTTCAGTTAGCCCCCAACATAGTAAGCGTGACAATGTTAGCAGAGATCACTAATTTAAGATCACAAATCAAAGACAAAAGGGGATTGCGTTCGAAACTCGTATGGTGATTATTAGCTTTCAATTACCTCCACCAAATACTAGGGCCCAGTATGATATTTCATACTAAGGCCAAGGCCCATAATTTTTAAAGCCTAATACTAATGAGCCCTTTGAGCCGTTTCGAATTAGGATCCTGATTAACAATTGCAGTGTCCAATTTCTTCTGCACGTCGACGGTCAACCAATTTGATAGGATCTACAGTGACCATTTTGATGTAACGAGGAGGAAAAAGAACAATTCTTCCCACAAAACAAGAACTGAATTCATCAAGATCTTTGTCTGTTCAACCAATGCTAGAAGAGTTTTTGTCTCAatgatgttatttttttttttgtgctaaagacaaaacaacaacaaaagaacaCAAAATCAACAAACTCATAGAAGCAGCTCAAAGCACGACATCGTTTATTAAGAGGTTTGTTTACACAAAGGATGGAAGCAATTCAGGTAAATACAagaccaaacaaaaaagaatcGAAGGACCGAACCGATCAGACTGACTTAATCGCGGTGGAGGGATCAGCGGCGGATGGATCGGGGACATCCGGAGGACGATTGGTGAGGAGAGGAGCGCGAGAGACGGCGGAGGAAGATGCATCGACGTCTTCGTCGTCGGGATCGTAATCGGGGTTGAGAGATCTGTCGATGGCTTCACGGCCTTTCTCAAGACAAGGCTTACAAGCCATCTCTATCGTTATCCATCCCAGTATGATTCCTGCTATTGCTATCACCGCGGTTGTTATCGCCGCCATTAGATCTCTCGATCTCTATCTCTCCGATGGCTTCAGGATCACAAAACTTGGGACTGTATCGCCATATGATTGACTCACTCTCCCTTCTATTCAGGAAAGAAGTAGATGGAGAGAATGACTATTATGCCCTGTCTTTTGAGTATATTCTTTTTCGTCGGCAGTAGTGCTGGGTTTGCGGGTCGACCCGCCCCGACCCGCTCCGCCCCGCTGCGGGTCGACTCATTTTTTTCGATTCAAAAATTCGACCCGCTTGACCCGCTTGACCCGCATCTAAAAAATGTAAGACCCGCCCCGCCCCGCATAAATTAGCGGGTAACCCGCGGGACCCGCgggtaatataaaaaaataataaaataattattttaatttatttttttaaaataatataaataatatattttaattaaatttttaaaaatttcttattttttatttttattataaaaaacataatttttactaaaaaaaatcatattttaaaaaaaaaaaaaaaatttttaattttgcggGTTGGCGGATACCCGCAGTTTAAATTCggtcgacccgcacccgccccgcgttaaaatcactcgacccgcacccgcacccgcgaacaatttttttcaaatcactcgacccgcacccgccccgcggcGGGTCAAACGGGGCGGGGCCCGCGGATAATGAATCAAATTCCCAGCTCTAGTCGGCAGCAACTACTGATTACTGGGAACTTATTATAATAGATTTAGgggtttttatttaatttttcaagaTTAATTATGAAAGAATATTATAATAACGACTGTATAATTAccagttttatttttatataagatttatGCATAACATTCTATATGCactattttttaattgtttgatcATCGTTTGGTGGTTTTACTTCAATTTTCTGTAAGTTATTTTATACttaatttatacaatttttattaataaattattatttttaggaTTGATCTCTGGATTCAGTATAATGGTTCGATTAAGAAATCATCAATGTCTATGAATTCCTCATACCCTTTGTTCACCAGCGTCTTTGCGGTTTGCATTACATAGTTTATCaggaaatgtttttttttgtgttcacGCTTAGTGGTCTAGTGGTAAAGGAACTCCGGCTGGAGTACCCGTCCTGGGTTCGATCCGCGTTGGCCACGAGAGTTTTCACATGGGCTCCTCTCGCCTTCCAGACCACTTCGCGTAACCAGGAGCCCTTAAGTGGAGGCTTAAAATCCTGTAATGGCATGGACTTAGGCCCGGTAGGCTAGTCGATCACGCTTAGTGGTCGGAtactggattatcaaaaaaaggaaatgtttttttttgtgttctacGCAGTATCTACTTGTGATTCATCAGTATCATCCGTGAATACGTCAGGATCGTGATAAGTTCACAGGGTCTGATCATTATTAAAGCATTGATGATCAATTTCAAATGTAATTCAACCAAGTTAGCTCATCAGTCATTTCGGTTCAATAGTTTGATatcgtaattatattttatctagAAAATTAATCATTGCTATAACCACGAGGTGGTGGGCTAGTGGTCTTGAGGCAGTTTCAACGCCGATACGGACCAGGTTCGAATACCCTTGTGGCACGAAATGCTTTACGCCCTCCCCAAGTTTAAATTTAAGCGCGGCGTTGGTGCTGGGCCATTGAGTAATGGATATTAGTAACGGCTGGTTTCGGGTCAGGGGTGACTACGGGCCTAAGGGATCGCGGAAAGCTACGGAAGTGACTACGGGCCTATGGGTTGCGGAAAACTACGGAAGTGTCTACGGGTCTACGGGTTGCGGAACAtccctgttaaaaaaaaaaaaaaaaaaaaaaaaaattaatcatcgCTAATTGGCGTTTCCCACGTTGTTTAGACTTTCTTCGTCGGTATGTGGGCAAATCCCAATACGATGGGCCGAATGACGTGCTTATATAATTTACTACAGTAATAAACTAATAACTAATCACGTGATAAAAATGATTTAGATAAATGATACCATAGTGCATAATGGATAGTGACCAACATGTAAAATTAAGCACATGGGAGTTAGTTATTTTACAAGAGTATTAGCGTATGTTTGCCTACGTCTCTAACATATTCGTATATGCAAGGCAAATGATCAATACAAAGTAAATCTCTCCAAATACTTGAATTAGTTTACCATGACAGTACAGTCGACTTACCAAACTAGTTATAAGGATTCTCTGAAAAACAATccaaaaacagaagaaataaTGGTTCGGAGGAATGTCTCAATGAATTACAGTTTTGGAGAAATGACAAGCATTGAGGGCGGATATGGACATATATCCCAATGAAACATTTGtgttaacttttttaaaaagataactTACATAGATATAGGTTTCTAAATTATTACAGAAATTGTTCTATAAAGATCCTTATTCAATATTTATGGTCCGTCCCTAACTTTATACAGTTGGGTCTGCATCCAATGCTCACATGAATATACATGTATTACATTGTTTGATGGAAACCCACTTCATCCGAGTGAGATCATGCCATtgtatgaaaaaatatatttagtactgaaatgttataaaatttaaaacatagtatatataattattaggGAAATGAATGCAAACGATTCAAAAGGTTAGAACCCTTGTTCAAGGAAGGAATAcattatatatcttatattcTTAGAGCATCCTAATAAAGGTTCTAGCTTCTAGCTTCGaagttctatatatatatatatatatatatatatatatatatatatatatttagaaccTCATAATTTAAccttaatttcaaaaatataattttaaatattttaaattcgatttttcGAAAAGTTTAGAACCTCATAATTAcatacacatttatataatatatatatatatatatatatatatatatttcgaaCTCTGTAGTTAGAAGCACCCTCAACAGTGAAAGTTCTTAAATAGAGTTCTTAACAGATTTTATATTAGTATgataattcattttatttatcaaaaaaataatagaaaaaggAATAGTGTAAGAAACATGGAGAAAAAATTTCTCAAAGAGAAGCCAATAGAAATCCTCTAGACACTTTAAACACAATTGTCGTTTCATAATTAGTATAACtatctaaataaaatataatttaatcaaataaatagaatgaattataatattaatataaatctgTTAAGAACCCcactaaaatttatgataagttatttttagtaaaaataaattttacttaagaaaatgaaaattaatcgGATCCCAGCTAACAAGATTACAAGAAGATTTGCCGTAATTAgctttaacaaaaagaaaataaaagaaaagaggaaTATTGCCTCTAAaagaataaatgaaaataaataaagtgacCCACATAGAAAACATTTTACACGTGCGTAtaaatccgagagagagagaaaaagagatgtGAAGCTGTGTTCTGTCCACATCTCGCCGTTATGTTTCCAGCTTCTGTGTCGGATTTTCATgatccttctctctcttcgacCGCGACACATACAAAACACGTGATACACGCatacattcatatatataattcagtCGACTAGCTCCAACATCATCATCTAACTAGATCATCAGCATCAAAATCTTCACAAGCGTTTACAGTTTACACACAAATTAAGAGATGGAGATGCAAACCAATTGCGACTTGGAACTTCGCCTTCTTTCTCCTCCTTATGATTCAAGCAGCTCTAAAACTCCACAGCCAAAGAAAGAATCTCAGATTCTAACTATTTTCTACAACGGTCA
It encodes:
- the LOC108851514 gene encoding uncharacterized protein LOC108851514; the protein is MAAITTAVIAIAGIILGWITIEMACKPCLEKGREAIDRSLNPDYDPDDEDVDASSSAVSRAPLLTNRPPDVPDPSAADPSTAIKSV